Proteins encoded within one genomic window of Tunturibacter gelidoferens:
- a CDS encoding tyrosine-type recombinase/integrase → MSASLALMHAADASPLDRAAAFQELREMVLNSVASEHSKRNYAKALDEVFALCEARQQPLSRALLMEYRAAMLEKKLGASTVNVRLSAVRKLIGEAQRNGIIGVEEAANLSGVPNLSQKGTRVGNWLTREQAKELLTVPDRSKIKGKRDYAILALLLGCALRRQELASLDVEGIEMREGRWVLPDLCGKGGRLRTVAIPLWVKHGIDAWMIAAKIEDGRLLRPLSKSGKLIGEELGDWAIWSVVEQTAKQIGIERFGAHDLRRTCAKLCRKNGGDLEQIKFLLGHSSIQTTERYLGSEQDLAVAVNDNLGL, encoded by the coding sequence ATGAGTGCCTCGCTGGCGCTGATGCACGCGGCGGATGCGTCTCCGCTCGACCGCGCGGCGGCGTTCCAGGAGTTGCGGGAGATGGTGCTGAACTCCGTTGCGTCTGAACACTCGAAGCGCAACTATGCCAAGGCGCTGGATGAGGTCTTCGCCTTGTGTGAGGCGCGTCAGCAGCCACTATCGCGCGCTCTCTTGATGGAGTACCGTGCCGCCATGCTGGAGAAGAAGCTGGGCGCGTCGACCGTGAACGTTCGTTTGTCCGCCGTGCGCAAGCTGATCGGCGAGGCGCAGCGCAATGGAATCATCGGCGTGGAGGAGGCCGCCAATCTCTCCGGCGTTCCCAACCTCTCCCAGAAGGGAACCAGGGTGGGGAACTGGCTCACGCGCGAACAGGCCAAGGAGTTGCTCACGGTCCCTGACCGCTCCAAGATCAAAGGCAAGCGCGACTATGCGATTTTGGCGCTGCTGCTGGGCTGCGCTCTGCGGCGGCAGGAGCTGGCCAGTCTGGACGTTGAAGGTATCGAGATGCGGGAGGGCCGATGGGTCTTGCCCGATCTTTGTGGGAAGGGCGGCCGACTCCGCACCGTGGCGATTCCACTCTGGGTCAAGCACGGAATCGACGCCTGGATGATCGCGGCCAAGATCGAGGACGGCCGCCTGCTGCGGCCGCTTTCCAAGAGTGGGAAGTTGATTGGGGAGGAGCTGGGCGACTGGGCGATCTGGTCGGTGGTCGAGCAAACGGCAAAGCAGATTGGGATCGAACGATTCGGGGCCCATGATCTGCGCCGGACCTGCGCAAAGCTCTGTCGCAAGAACGGCGGCGATTTGGAACAGATTAAGTTTTTGCTTGGGCATAGCTCCATTCAAACGACGGAGCGATATCTTGGTTCGGAGCAGGACCTTGCCGTTGCTGTAAACGATAATTTAGGACTGTGA
- a CDS encoding PDDEXK nuclease domain-containing protein produces MPKSLQLPSGYHELLQELKGRIRTAQVRAGLAVSRELVLLYWSIGRDLSQRFATEGWGSKINERLASDLQAEFPGVEGFSPRNFRYMRALAEAWPEPEILQSLIAKLPWGHNLRVLDRIKDRPTREWYLRAALEYGWSQDVLVLQIKSRLHEREGKALTNFQRELPPPESDMAEQILKDPYNFDFLTVTEAAKEREIERGLLIHLRDLLLELGRGFSFVGSQVPLTVDGQTFYIDLLFYHVRLHRYFVFELKVGAFQPEHAGKLGFYLVAVNRTMRTPVEGPSIGVLLCESRSGPIVEFALETINQPIGVSTYHVTRELPAPMQEELPTVEDLEEVVNKLRTEIETLRREPSDEG; encoded by the coding sequence GTGCCAAAAAGCCTCCAGCTGCCCTCCGGCTACCACGAGCTCCTGCAGGAGCTCAAAGGACGTATCCGTACCGCCCAGGTTCGCGCCGGCCTCGCTGTCAGCCGGGAGCTGGTGCTCCTCTATTGGTCGATCGGCCGGGATCTCAGCCAGCGGTTTGCGACCGAGGGGTGGGGAAGCAAGATCAATGAGCGCTTAGCGAGTGACCTGCAGGCTGAGTTCCCCGGTGTCGAAGGCTTCAGCCCTCGGAACTTCCGCTATATGCGTGCTTTGGCCGAGGCCTGGCCGGAGCCGGAGATTTTGCAATCGCTCATTGCCAAATTGCCCTGGGGCCACAATCTGAGGGTTCTGGACCGGATCAAGGATCGTCCCACCCGAGAGTGGTACCTGCGGGCCGCGCTCGAATACGGCTGGAGTCAGGATGTCCTGGTGCTTCAGATCAAGAGCCGGCTGCACGAGAGGGAAGGGAAGGCCCTGACCAATTTCCAGCGTGAGTTGCCCCCTCCAGAGTCGGATATGGCGGAGCAGATCCTCAAAGACCCCTACAACTTCGATTTCCTGACTGTGACCGAGGCTGCGAAGGAGCGGGAGATCGAGCGGGGACTCTTGATCCATCTTCGCGACCTTCTCCTGGAGCTGGGCCGCGGCTTCTCCTTCGTGGGCAGCCAAGTCCCGCTAACGGTGGACGGGCAGACCTTTTACATCGACCTGCTCTTCTACCACGTCCGCCTCCACCGCTACTTCGTCTTCGAGTTAAAAGTGGGAGCCTTCCAGCCTGAACATGCCGGCAAGCTGGGCTTCTATCTTGTGGCGGTGAACCGCACGATGCGAACCCCGGTCGAAGGACCGAGCATCGGAGTTCTGCTATGCGAGAGCCGGAGCGGTCCCATCGTGGAGTTCGCTCTGGAGACCATCAATCAGCCGATCGGCGTCTCGACGTATCACGTGACTCGCGAGCTTCCGGCGCCCATGCAGGAGGAGCTGCCCACCGTCGAGGACCTCGAGGAGGTCGTCAACAAGCTCCGCACAGAGATAGAGACGTTGCGGAGGGAGCCGAGCGATGAGGGATAA
- a CDS encoding ParA family protein, translating into MPVIAVSNPKGGAGKSTTTLLLATYLAQSGASVCVLDADPNQPIMDWKTNGLSKTTLKVIGGIKESNLMEVLDAQNDQFVFIDLEGTASVLVSRSIAMSDFVIIPVQASAVDVRQAGKAIRAVKDEEKVAQRSNMLRKIPYRVLMTRTPAPGAPVSSVQRQLESELVDAKVPRFRISLAERLAYKAIFVERLTLAELGEHKVGNLEAAYQNVHELVEELVETLRELDRKRYPNEQ; encoded by the coding sequence ATGCCTGTAATTGCAGTTTCAAATCCGAAGGGTGGAGCCGGGAAGAGCACTACAACACTACTGCTTGCAACTTATCTCGCACAAAGCGGAGCGTCGGTGTGTGTTCTCGATGCAGATCCGAATCAACCGATCATGGATTGGAAGACGAACGGGCTATCGAAAACTACTTTGAAGGTCATCGGTGGGATCAAAGAGTCGAACCTAATGGAGGTACTTGACGCGCAAAACGATCAATTCGTTTTCATCGACCTGGAAGGAACCGCCAGTGTTCTCGTGTCCCGTTCGATTGCGATGTCGGATTTCGTGATTATCCCAGTTCAGGCCAGCGCCGTCGACGTGAGGCAAGCCGGCAAGGCCATACGGGCCGTTAAGGATGAAGAGAAGGTAGCTCAACGATCAAACATGCTGAGGAAGATTCCTTACCGAGTGCTGATGACGCGCACTCCTGCGCCTGGTGCTCCTGTCTCATCAGTACAACGACAATTAGAGTCTGAATTGGTGGACGCGAAGGTGCCACGCTTCCGTATAAGCCTTGCGGAACGTCTCGCGTACAAGGCGATCTTCGTTGAGAGGCTTACCCTCGCGGAGTTGGGTGAGCATAAGGTCGGAAATCTCGAAGCTGCCTATCAAAATGTTCATGAATTGGTAGAGGAACTGGTCGAGACACTCCGCGAGCTCGACAGAAAGAGGTATCCAAATGAGCAGTAA
- a CDS encoding replication initiator protein A translates to MSKSLAHKTERSAPLLPVAVDPDLVRFEKNLLSIGFFGANDSRDKNRTSRRIEQVVFRNGHKVKVAAEFRGSEQLGLPSTTDRDKFIALLKILSEERIKTGQIANPIRFSGYRMIQELGLSRNGEIYEEIVRWGKRMTDTTITSEKVVYRAAKKVYSDEVLHVFRSFKRTGESNLNGTDRQEHYEVMLEEWLIENLNQRYVIPEDFNAYKMLTRPTAKGIFGNLHLWFHASQGRQVEKDYAELCNLLNVQVYPHLSKIKSTMGLALNELVNIKYLDKWDVQPMSSKDGYKIVLAPGPALMRVLRESYPEQQELPAAKSEVSKLPSSPEDEAIQLLKRHGILPAKCLALVERFGADLVCDTVEYLESQMNSGKRNGVENPAGLIIYSLEKDLPVPAGFISSRRREVMRQAAERDRAKEEARQALEAAYMRWVDGKRQEALAERYSGDELEAKLSEVIKKNSKGDTFFRRVLPAQHRNLALQLIMKEIRDGLVLPSFEEWKSQNGQIDLFQAN, encoded by the coding sequence ATGTCAAAATCACTGGCCCACAAAACGGAACGTTCAGCACCGTTGTTGCCTGTTGCTGTTGATCCTGATTTGGTTCGTTTCGAAAAGAATCTCCTGTCGATCGGATTCTTTGGCGCCAATGACTCACGCGACAAGAATCGCACATCACGGCGCATCGAGCAGGTCGTTTTCCGAAATGGGCACAAAGTCAAAGTTGCGGCTGAATTCCGCGGTTCGGAGCAGCTCGGACTTCCTTCTACGACAGATCGAGACAAGTTCATTGCTTTGCTGAAGATACTCAGTGAAGAGCGCATCAAAACTGGCCAGATTGCGAATCCGATCCGCTTTAGCGGCTATCGCATGATTCAGGAGCTGGGCCTGTCGCGCAACGGAGAAATCTACGAAGAAATTGTGCGCTGGGGTAAGCGCATGACCGATACCACGATTACTTCGGAAAAGGTGGTCTATCGCGCTGCGAAGAAGGTCTACTCGGATGAAGTGCTGCACGTTTTCCGCTCGTTTAAGCGCACCGGGGAGAGCAATCTCAACGGAACGGATAGGCAGGAACATTACGAGGTGATGCTCGAAGAGTGGTTGATCGAGAACCTCAATCAGCGGTACGTCATCCCCGAAGATTTCAATGCGTACAAGATGCTCACGCGGCCGACTGCGAAGGGTATCTTTGGCAACCTGCATCTCTGGTTTCATGCTAGCCAGGGGAGGCAGGTCGAAAAAGACTATGCCGAGCTGTGCAATCTGCTCAACGTGCAGGTCTACCCTCATCTGTCGAAGATCAAATCGACCATGGGTCTCGCGCTGAATGAGCTCGTGAACATCAAGTACCTCGACAAATGGGACGTGCAGCCCATGTCCAGCAAAGATGGGTACAAAATCGTACTTGCGCCTGGTCCTGCGTTGATGCGCGTTCTACGTGAGTCATATCCGGAGCAGCAAGAATTGCCAGCGGCTAAATCAGAAGTGTCGAAGCTTCCCTCCTCTCCGGAAGATGAGGCAATCCAGCTCTTGAAGAGACACGGCATCTTGCCCGCGAAGTGCTTGGCGTTAGTCGAGCGCTTCGGCGCTGACTTGGTCTGCGATACGGTCGAGTACCTCGAATCGCAGATGAATTCTGGTAAACGAAACGGCGTCGAGAACCCTGCCGGACTTATCATCTACTCGCTGGAGAAAGATCTTCCCGTCCCTGCTGGGTTCATCAGCAGCCGCCGGCGCGAAGTGATGCGGCAAGCCGCTGAACGCGACCGTGCTAAGGAAGAGGCCCGACAGGCTTTGGAAGCGGCCTACATGCGCTGGGTAGACGGCAAGCGTCAAGAAGCATTGGCGGAACGCTATTCAGGCGACGAACTCGAAGCTAAACTCTCCGAAGTCATCAAGAAAAACAGCAAAGGCGACACGTTCTTCCGGCGTGTACTTCCTGCCCAGCATCGGAACCTCGCACTGCAGCTCATCATGAAAGAGATCCGCGACGGTCTCGTTCTTCCCTCTTTCGAGGAATGGAAGTCGCAAAACGGACAAATTGACCTCTTCCAAGCAAATTGA
- a CDS encoding CHAT domain-containing protein produces the protein MYARAQHLFDAQKQRSKALYAEVSQVPPDESGSVPGKIFQLTQDLGSPAAQEAETRLRILTIRGMLETNYDAGQARSTWEEVKALALKQRHFELASRAEGEQGIAAFILGDTDTAKKQVVRAWGLSKVEHDPAATVRYASVFGAGLVQLRRFKEALTPLDQAIKIAESNPALAYPTIAVYAKIDALAGLKQYDSALALADASLSRLQGTIYEQHKAQVYISRGSINRERGEWNAAIPDYKQAVTISEKTDNYRGVTDAGGLLAQAYEHTGDLTAALGAIDAAIAANTHIADELYLVPRNLAIKAEITEKMGHAQEADTLYRKSIALVDEMIQHAATTNIERYLLAEMSDVYSGYFASLCAQKHYDEALQMLEKVRGRIETEALEHHTSQPVHALTPEERELTELNVALINTDDPARREALTSAIYNTELRISPSALTQQTIAHPVRLSELQHSLSANALLIEYVLAEPNSYAFAITRETVTPYRLPSKSVIEADANRYRKEIHEQKEDRALAQHLFSELMEPIKQYREKADLVIVPDGSLHLLPFSALADNTAYVLKTHTVDVAPSSTVYELLSRRSESREAVAMPYIGVAAWTQPADTRNPVLRAVNGPQRSQLIPLPDSKKEVETIAGDLPHPSTILLGADATESRFKQVSMETTEVVHLALHGYADLDYPDRSALVFAPEQTTSTEDGLLQVREIRGLHLKAKLVTLSACNTGVGPVGEAGVANLVNAFIEAGADSVVSTLWELEDHTTEHLMAQFYSQLASHQRKVDALRAAQMELLDKGVPPYYWASFQVVGDPNGTI, from the coding sequence TTGTACGCGAGAGCGCAGCATCTGTTCGACGCTCAAAAGCAACGCTCCAAAGCGCTGTATGCCGAAGTGAGCCAGGTCCCACCAGACGAATCGGGAAGTGTTCCGGGCAAAATCTTCCAACTGACCCAAGACCTGGGAAGCCCTGCAGCTCAGGAGGCCGAAACCAGACTCCGTATTCTCACAATCCGGGGAATGCTGGAGACGAATTACGACGCGGGACAGGCACGGTCTACATGGGAGGAAGTAAAGGCGCTGGCATTGAAGCAACGCCATTTCGAACTTGCATCACGAGCTGAAGGCGAGCAGGGCATCGCGGCTTTTATCCTTGGCGACACCGATACAGCTAAGAAGCAGGTTGTGCGAGCGTGGGGACTTTCAAAAGTCGAACACGATCCCGCCGCGACCGTCCGCTATGCAAGCGTCTTCGGAGCTGGACTCGTGCAGCTTCGCCGCTTTAAAGAGGCGCTTACTCCGCTCGATCAGGCAATCAAGATTGCAGAGTCGAATCCAGCTCTCGCATACCCAACGATAGCTGTTTACGCGAAGATCGACGCGCTTGCGGGATTGAAACAGTACGATTCAGCTTTGGCTCTTGCCGACGCATCTCTCTCGCGGCTTCAGGGAACCATTTACGAACAGCATAAGGCGCAGGTTTACATCTCTCGTGGCTCCATCAACCGAGAGCGAGGAGAGTGGAACGCTGCGATCCCGGATTACAAGCAAGCAGTCACGATTTCAGAAAAAACCGACAACTATCGCGGGGTAACGGATGCAGGAGGGTTGCTTGCTCAAGCCTACGAGCACACCGGCGACCTTACCGCAGCTTTAGGCGCGATCGACGCGGCCATTGCAGCGAACACCCACATTGCCGACGAGCTTTACCTAGTTCCGCGCAATCTCGCAATCAAGGCTGAGATTACTGAGAAGATGGGCCACGCCCAGGAAGCAGACACTCTTTATCGAAAGAGTATCGCCCTGGTCGATGAAATGATCCAGCACGCCGCGACAACGAACATTGAACGATACTTACTTGCGGAGATGAGCGATGTTTACTCGGGCTACTTCGCTTCTCTTTGCGCTCAAAAGCACTACGACGAAGCATTACAGATGCTAGAGAAAGTGCGGGGGCGTATCGAAACAGAGGCACTTGAACACCACACGAGCCAACCCGTTCACGCGCTCACGCCGGAAGAGAGGGAACTGACGGAGCTAAACGTCGCCCTTATCAACACCGACGACCCCGCTAGAAGGGAAGCGCTCACGAGCGCGATCTACAACACTGAGCTGAGGATCAGCCCCAGCGCGCTAACGCAGCAGACCATCGCGCATCCAGTTCGTTTGTCGGAGTTGCAGCACAGCCTATCGGCAAACGCCCTACTGATCGAATACGTGCTTGCAGAACCCAACTCCTATGCTTTCGCCATCACACGCGAGACTGTGACGCCTTACCGCCTGCCTTCCAAGAGCGTGATTGAAGCAGACGCCAACCGCTACAGGAAGGAAATTCACGAGCAGAAGGAAGATCGAGCTCTCGCACAGCATCTCTTTTCGGAGCTAATGGAGCCAATCAAGCAGTACAGAGAAAAAGCAGATCTTGTGATTGTTCCCGATGGCTCACTTCATCTTCTGCCTTTTTCGGCGCTTGCTGATAACACCGCTTACGTCCTCAAGACACATACGGTGGACGTAGCACCATCATCCACGGTCTACGAGCTGCTATCGAGACGCAGCGAAAGCAGGGAAGCGGTTGCCATGCCATACATCGGTGTCGCTGCCTGGACTCAGCCTGCCGACACTCGGAATCCCGTTTTACGAGCTGTAAACGGACCTCAACGCAGCCAGCTTATCCCGCTCCCAGACAGTAAGAAAGAAGTGGAAACAATTGCGGGCGACCTACCACATCCAAGCACGATCCTCTTAGGGGCAGACGCGACGGAATCGCGTTTCAAGCAAGTCTCGATGGAGACTACGGAGGTTGTACACCTTGCGCTTCATGGGTACGCCGACCTGGACTATCCCGACCGATCAGCGTTGGTATTCGCGCCGGAACAAACAACCAGCACAGAGGATGGCTTGTTGCAGGTGCGCGAGATCCGCGGCCTCCATTTGAAAGCGAAATTGGTCACTCTCTCAGCCTGCAATACCGGTGTCGGGCCGGTTGGAGAAGCGGGTGTAGCAAACCTTGTGAATGCCTTTATCGAGGCAGGGGCCGACTCCGTTGTGTCCACGCTATGGGAGTTGGAGGACCACACCACCGAACACCTGATGGCGCAGTTCTACTCACAGCTCGCAAGCCACCAAAGAAAGGTGGATGCCCTCCGTGCTGCTCAAATGGAGCTGCTGGACAAGGGCGTGCCGCCGTACTATTGGGCCAGCTTCCAAGTTGTCGGAGACCCAAACGGGACAATCTGA
- a CDS encoding PadR family transcriptional regulator, whose amino-acid sequence MTKSTELLQGTVDLLILKVLSLEPMHGWAIAQRINQLSKEVLRVNQSALYPALHRLEHQAWIEAEWGESENNRRAKYYSLTKAGRARLKAEEQSWDRLSAAVQVVLKTI is encoded by the coding sequence ATGACCAAGTCCACCGAATTGCTCCAAGGCACTGTCGATTTACTCATCCTGAAGGTGTTGAGCCTGGAGCCGATGCACGGCTGGGCTATTGCGCAAAGGATCAACCAACTCTCAAAGGAAGTTCTGCGGGTGAACCAAAGCGCCTTGTATCCCGCTTTGCACAGGCTCGAACATCAGGCATGGATTGAAGCGGAATGGGGCGAGTCTGAGAACAATCGGCGAGCGAAGTACTACTCTCTGACGAAAGCGGGACGTGCGCGGCTGAAGGCGGAAGAGCAATCATGGGACCGGCTGTCAGCGGCGGTCCAGGTCGTCCTGAAAACCATCTGA
- a CDS encoding ABC transporter permease, whose amino-acid sequence MRLFQSLRRRLRSYLDKNSSNVQLGEELQFHLERQTEENIAHGMSPKEARSAAKASFGDLPTAIEECYEARGVAWLDDLAQDVRYGLRAMVKYRSFTVVTVFTLALGIGACTAIFSLVNAVLIQSLPYGEPDRLVYAFTPNPLWNLPGEVFGPSDADFFDLKKQSRSFSATTLFAQTTYNLAGNDRAERVGAAEVDADFFRTLEVAPELGRGFDQRDEQPGNDHVAVISHALWLTVLGGHADVLGSTLSLDGVSYQVIGMMPEEFRYPQKSDLAYGNGHVETTDVWVPSALTPRQKADREASNGYALARLRPGVSVREAQAEMDTIMSHLNLLHNPDTRGWGAFVKPFRDSALGQVRPLMWLLMGTVGFVMLIACGNAANLLLARAAARSHELGVRATLGARRSRLMRQMLTESLMLSAAAGTVGVGLAWLFLHALLKLNPGDIPRMDDALIDLRVMGFAVFVTMLTSVIFGMLPSLSATRINLVEFLKSSGMRGVAGDRKRVRHGLAVAQIALLVVLLTGTGLLLRSYANVLSVPTGFSATTVTASVQMSSQYGNAHKRRAFFGGLIERINSIPGMQAVGVVNELPLSNSESLASLFVEGYPNTKQQLVEERGITQNYLSAMQTPLVEGRDISDEDAAGNRLVAVVNQAFVKKYFANGDAIGHRIRTGEGESGPWVTVVGVAKDVRYMSLEAAPVPQVYRSFWQMEWNESNIVGAYVAVRSSLPQDGVVAEIRTAVKGIDPSLAVADVHTMSELVSSVTARRRFQTTLLTVFSVTAMLLAMVGVYGLLTYSVRQRTGEIGIRLALGSSKNGVVRLILREGLTLLGIGLVIGLAVALACTRLLTGFLYGVPALDPATFAMVPMLLLAATIAACLIPSFRAAAIDPINALRHE is encoded by the coding sequence ATGCGCTTATTTCAGAGCCTGCGTCGGCGCCTGCGGTCTTACTTGGATAAGAATTCGAGCAATGTCCAGTTAGGCGAAGAACTGCAATTCCATCTGGAGCGGCAAACAGAGGAGAATATTGCACACGGAATGTCGCCGAAGGAAGCGCGGTCGGCGGCGAAAGCCAGTTTTGGAGACCTTCCCACAGCCATCGAGGAATGTTACGAAGCGCGAGGTGTAGCGTGGCTCGACGATCTTGCGCAGGATGTCCGCTACGGTCTACGAGCGATGGTAAAGTATCGCTCGTTTACAGTGGTGACGGTATTTACGCTTGCGTTGGGGATTGGGGCTTGCACGGCGATCTTCAGCCTGGTGAATGCGGTGCTGATTCAGTCGTTACCTTACGGGGAGCCGGATCGTCTTGTATATGCGTTTACGCCTAATCCTCTGTGGAATCTCCCGGGAGAGGTTTTTGGGCCAAGCGATGCCGATTTCTTTGATCTGAAGAAACAGAGTAGGTCTTTTTCGGCAACGACTTTGTTTGCTCAAACCACCTACAACCTTGCGGGGAATGATCGTGCGGAGAGGGTGGGCGCCGCCGAGGTGGACGCTGATTTTTTTCGGACGCTGGAGGTGGCTCCTGAGCTTGGCCGTGGCTTCGACCAGAGGGATGAGCAGCCTGGAAACGATCATGTCGCTGTTATCAGTCATGCGCTTTGGCTGACCGTGCTGGGTGGGCATGCCGATGTTCTCGGTAGCACGTTAAGCCTCGACGGTGTTTCTTACCAAGTCATAGGTATGATGCCAGAGGAATTTAGGTACCCGCAGAAGAGTGATCTTGCCTACGGGAATGGGCATGTCGAGACGACTGATGTATGGGTTCCTTCGGCTTTGACGCCTCGACAGAAGGCCGACAGAGAAGCCTCAAACGGTTATGCTCTGGCACGGCTGAGGCCTGGCGTATCAGTGCGCGAGGCGCAGGCGGAGATGGACACGATCATGTCGCATCTCAACCTGCTGCACAACCCGGACACGCGTGGATGGGGTGCCTTCGTGAAGCCGTTCCGAGATAGTGCACTGGGACAGGTGCGGCCTTTGATGTGGCTTCTGATGGGTACTGTCGGATTTGTAATGCTAATCGCATGTGGAAATGCAGCGAATCTGCTTCTGGCGCGTGCGGCTGCCCGTTCGCATGAGTTGGGTGTGCGTGCAACGTTGGGAGCAAGGCGGAGCCGGTTGATGCGTCAGATGTTGACGGAGTCGTTGATGTTAAGCGCGGCAGCGGGAACGGTTGGTGTCGGGCTCGCGTGGCTGTTTCTGCATGCGTTGTTGAAGCTCAATCCAGGCGATATTCCGAGGATGGACGATGCACTGATCGACCTGCGTGTGATGGGATTCGCCGTCTTTGTGACCATGCTAACGAGTGTGATTTTCGGGATGTTGCCTTCGTTGTCGGCCACTCGGATCAACCTCGTGGAGTTTTTGAAGAGCAGCGGGATGCGTGGAGTTGCAGGTGACCGGAAACGGGTGAGACATGGGCTGGCAGTGGCTCAGATCGCTCTTTTGGTTGTGTTGCTCACGGGTACCGGGCTTCTATTGCGGAGCTATGCAAACGTGCTTTCGGTGCCGACGGGGTTCTCTGCTACAACTGTCACGGCGAGTGTACAGATGAGTTCGCAGTACGGCAACGCGCATAAGCGCCGCGCCTTCTTTGGGGGCCTCATCGAGCGAATAAACTCGATCCCGGGCATGCAGGCTGTGGGAGTCGTGAACGAGCTGCCTCTTAGTAACTCGGAGAGTCTCGCGTCTCTATTCGTAGAGGGCTATCCGAACACTAAACAACAGCTCGTGGAAGAGCGTGGTATTACGCAGAATTATCTTTCGGCGATGCAAACTCCATTAGTCGAGGGCCGGGATATCTCCGACGAAGATGCCGCCGGAAATCGGTTGGTGGCCGTAGTGAATCAGGCCTTTGTGAAGAAATACTTTGCGAATGGAGATGCGATTGGCCACCGCATTCGCACCGGCGAGGGCGAAAGCGGCCCGTGGGTTACGGTGGTTGGAGTTGCGAAGGATGTTCGGTACATGAGCCTCGAGGCTGCCCCGGTCCCGCAGGTGTACAGATCCTTCTGGCAGATGGAGTGGAACGAATCGAATATCGTCGGTGCGTATGTTGCGGTGCGTTCATCGCTACCGCAGGATGGTGTCGTTGCTGAGATTCGGACAGCGGTTAAGGGAATCGATCCAAGTCTGGCTGTAGCAGATGTGCATACGATGAGTGAGTTAGTTTCTTCGGTTACGGCGCGCAGGCGGTTTCAGACTACGCTGCTGACGGTCTTCTCGGTTACAGCGATGTTGCTGGCGATGGTGGGCGTGTATGGGTTGTTGACTTATTCAGTGCGACAGAGGACGGGCGAGATTGGCATTCGGCTGGCGCTTGGTTCATCAAAGAACGGAGTGGTGCGGCTGATATTGCGAGAAGGACTTACGTTGCTTGGAATTGGACTGGTGATCGGTTTAGCTGTTGCATTGGCGTGTACGCGGCTGCTGACCGGGTTTTTATATGGAGTGCCGGCACTCGATCCGGCTACGTTTGCGATGGTCCCGATGTTATTGCTGGCGGCTACGATTGCGGCTTGTTTGATTCCGAGTTTCAGAGCGGCTGCTATCGATCCGATCAACGCATTGCGTCACGAATGA